A genomic stretch from Telopea speciosissima isolate NSW1024214 ecotype Mountain lineage chromosome 7, Tspe_v1, whole genome shotgun sequence includes:
- the LOC122668884 gene encoding U-box domain-containing protein 9-like: protein MAKTGAIETDPAAVAKASELKKELRRLLKKIVDEDDSMMDTFDRANKALSAFKDLKFKRPHSLKLDGTLSCPDQFRCPLSKELMGDPVILATGQTYDRPFIQKWLKAGNRTCPQTQQVLSHTLLTPNYLVRDMILQWCNNQGIELSCSVQDSEDEGITQTDRQHFESLLEKMLSQSISEQKVAAKELRLLTKRMPSFRALFGESADSIPHLLSPLSPGEVNIHPDLQEDLITTVLNLSIHDSNKKLVAETPGVLPLLIDSLKFGTIETRTNAAAAIFTLSALDSNKTIIGKAGAIKPLIDLLDEGHPLAMKDVASAIFNLCIIHENKARAVRDGAVVVITHKIIERVLVDELLTILAMLSSHQRAIEEMGVYGAVPCLLSIIRETTCGRNKENCIAILYNICFNDRTKWKEMREDEDANGTITELAGNGTSRAKRKASAILERFNRIALITHTA from the exons ATGGCGAAAACTGGAGCAATTGAGACAGATCCAGCAGCAGTGGCTAAGGCGTCGGAGTTAAAGAAGGAGCTCCGAAGGCTCTTGAAGAAAATTGTAGACGAAGATGACTCGATGATGGATACTTTCGATCGAGCCAATAAAGCCCTTTCGGCGTTTAAGGATTTGAAGTTCAAGAGACCACACTCTCTCAAACTCGACGGCACACTCTCTTGTCCTGACCAATTTCGTTGCCCTCTCTCTAAAGAGCTCATGGGTGATCCTGTCATCTTGGCTACAGGACAG ACATATGATCGACCCTTCATCCAGAAGTGGCTAAAGGCAGGGAACAGGACTTGTCCTCAAACCCAACAGGTCCTCTCACATACACTGCTCACACCCAATTATCTTGTCCGGGACATGATCTTGCAGTGGTGCAACAATCAGGGAATCGAGCTGTCATGCTCTGTCCAAGACAGTGAAGATGAAGGGATCACACAAACAGACCGGCAACATTTTGAATCTTTGCTTGAAAAGATGTTATCCCAATCTATTTCGGAGCAGAAAGTGGCTGCTAAAGAGCTAAGGCTTCTGACCAAGAGAATGCCCTCCTTCCGTGCCTTATTCGGCGAGTCTGCAGATTCCATTCCCCACTTGCTCTCCCCGCTCTCACCGGGCGAGGTCAATATTCATCCTGATCTTCAAGAAGATTTGATTACAACTGTCCTGAACCTCTCAATCCATGACAGTAATAAGAAGCTTGTCGCCGAGACTCCAGGGGTCCTTCCTCTGCTTATTGATTCCTTGAAGTTTGGCACCATTGAGACAAGGACCAATGCAGCTGCTGCCATCTTTACATTATCAGCTCTTGATTCCAACAAGACAATTATAGGCAAGGCAGGGGCTATTAAACCCCTAATTGACCTCTTAGATGAGGGccacccattggccatgaagGATGTTGCTTCAGCAATTTTCAACCTCTGTATCATCCATGAGAACAAGGCAAGAGCTGTCCGTGATGGGGCAGTTGTCGTGATCACGCACAAGATCATTGAGCGTGTTCTTGTTGATGAGTTGTTGACCATCCTTGCAATGCTTTCGAGCCATCAAAGGGCCATTGAGGAAATGGGTGTTTATGGGGCTGTCCCTTGCTTGCTCAGCATCATTAGGGAGACTACGTGCGGGCGCAACAAGGAGAACTGTATTGCGATCCTATACAATATCTGTTTCAATGACCGGACCAAATGGAAAGAGATGAGGGAAGATGAGGATGCCAATGGCACGATCACTGAGCTTGCAGGGAATGGGACCTCAAGGGCTAAGAGGAAGGCAAGTGCTATACTGGAGAGATTCAATAGGATTGCTTTGATTACACATACCGCATGA